One genomic region from Alteromonas pelagimontana encodes:
- the ccoN gene encoding cytochrome-c oxidase, cbb3-type subunit I, with protein sequence MSETSQAQPDYNYKVVRQFTVMTIVWGIVGMGLGVFIAAQLFAPALNFDTPWLTFSRLRPLHTNAVIFAFGGSALFATSFYVVQRTSQVRLFSDKLAAFTFWGWQAVIISAIVTLPQGMTSTKEYAELEWPIDILIGLVWIAYVINFFGTLVIRRVSHIYVANWFYGAFMLTVLVLHIGNSMAVPVSMTKSYSLYAGAVDAMMQWWYGHNAVGFYLTAGFLGMMYYFVPKQAGRPVYSYRLSVVHFWALISLYIWVGPHHLHYTALPDWTQSLGMVMSLILFVPSWGGMINGIMTLSGAWHKLRTDPVLRFLIVSLSFYGMSTFEGPMMAIKTVNALSHYTDWTIGHVHSGALGWVAMISIGSVYHLIPVLFGQRAMYSTRLVNIHFWLATIGVVLYIVAMWMSGVLQGLMWRAVNADGTLTYSFVESMEASKPFYVVRFIGGCFILVGMLIMAYNAYRTIRAPKGTIAAEPATQAA encoded by the coding sequence ATGAGTGAAACAAGCCAAGCACAACCTGACTACAATTACAAAGTCGTCAGGCAATTTACCGTTATGACAATTGTCTGGGGTATTGTGGGGATGGGGCTGGGAGTATTTATTGCCGCGCAATTATTTGCTCCAGCACTCAACTTTGATACTCCCTGGTTGACATTCTCCCGTTTGCGTCCATTGCATACCAATGCCGTTATTTTCGCTTTCGGTGGGTCTGCGTTATTCGCAACCTCTTTTTATGTAGTACAGCGCACCAGTCAAGTTCGCCTGTTCAGTGACAAGCTTGCTGCATTTACCTTCTGGGGATGGCAGGCGGTAATCATCTCGGCTATTGTGACTTTACCTCAGGGTATGACAAGTACGAAAGAGTACGCTGAACTGGAATGGCCAATTGATATTCTTATTGGCTTGGTCTGGATAGCGTACGTCATTAACTTCTTCGGCACCCTGGTTATTCGAAGAGTTTCCCATATTTACGTTGCTAACTGGTTTTACGGCGCGTTTATGCTGACTGTTCTGGTATTGCATATCGGAAACAGCATGGCAGTTCCCGTTTCCATGACCAAATCTTACTCCTTATATGCAGGTGCTGTAGATGCCATGATGCAGTGGTGGTACGGACACAACGCTGTCGGGTTTTATCTTACTGCAGGCTTTTTGGGAATGATGTATTACTTTGTTCCTAAACAGGCAGGGCGTCCTGTTTATTCGTACCGGCTTTCAGTGGTGCACTTCTGGGCACTAATTTCTCTTTATATCTGGGTGGGTCCGCACCATCTTCATTATACGGCCTTGCCTGACTGGACTCAGTCGCTTGGAATGGTGATGTCACTTATTCTGTTTGTGCCTTCCTGGGGCGGCATGATCAACGGCATCATGACGTTGTCGGGGGCTTGGCATAAATTACGTACTGACCCTGTATTGCGCTTCCTCATTGTGTCGCTGTCATTCTACGGAATGTCTACCTTTGAAGGCCCGATGATGGCAATTAAAACGGTAAATGCCTTATCTCACTACACTGACTGGACAATCGGGCACGTTCACTCCGGTGCTCTGGGATGGGTTGCCATGATTTCTATCGGCTCAGTGTATCACCTTATTCCTGTACTTTTTGGTCAGCGCGCAATGTACAGCACACGCTTGGTGAATATTCATTTCTGGTTAGCGACGATAGGTGTTGTACTTTATATCGTAGCCATGTGGATGTCGGGAGTACTACAAGGCCTGATGTGGCGTGCAGTTAATGCTGATGGCACGTTAACATATAGCTTTGTTGAATCGATGGAAGCCTCTAAACCCTTCTACGTAGTACGGTTTATTGGCGGCTGTTTTATCTTAGTCGGTATGCTGATTATGGCTTATAACGCCTATAGAACCATCCGAGCGCCGAAAGGCACTATTGCAGCTGAACCAGCGACGCAAGCTGCATAA